A part of Clarias gariepinus isolate MV-2021 ecotype Netherlands chromosome 14, CGAR_prim_01v2, whole genome shotgun sequence genomic DNA contains:
- the patl2 gene encoding protein PAT1 homolog 2, which yields MSDSENPEEKGDSVPEAKWPENGDQWSDGEESGLIQEMVEEDEDIDLYNEETFGLDINAEDLDADPVDLLLLEGNQPSSHHPPSPPEASPPRPKVEIKPQAPASLSEKFRSRRERVGKGQLLDDPAVMRTVEGPPSLKSLDSAIVDCGRSSGWGDLNANTWMMSPYGPTRQAPLLQDKAIVRVIDRSSRGRMPFASPTLRSPLPRTLPQQSPMCPLITRSPLRPQSPFSIKQHYNQPGIYLSPSTPRFHSPKMMPLQFGPNSPRPGPCFSPLPGSLPQRFRFPVLATQLHPQHKRLLSQRPQGFRRKPKDWDQYAEIMSAKEKEWIIKLQMIQLQSENPHQDDYYYQEYYRRLETKLAEEEMLGDRSKREPPKLTTPYVTKTVSYTPVVHIEGSLGQVAVSTCYSPRRAIDAVHGHTVEEQKDIRQQRLEVLSTIEKCYIILLGVEEAERAKASVSDEEERQRRLKTIQRGVEQISSQLCNPGSLESAEEFLPCILVAKGKKLLSRLLPFLSSDASLQVLRAITTHLPVLISRDADEALPVLYPSLRAVISTLTFTQLVSILRDFTTALPDSKDSRLTLACQNKFGLSLLYLLLSQGERLLTSDVPMEPSIGDFETWTDTVFHVARQLSRSSLIEPLCLPSNLLTLFCRYLDKRTVQQLKNNMESSTGYLAVGS from the exons ATGAGTGACTCTGAGAACCCG GAGGAGAAGGGTGACTCTGTTCCTGAGGCTAAATGGCCTGAAAACGGAGATcagtggagtgatggagaagaATCTGGACTCATTCAAGAAATGGTGGAGGAGGACGAGGATATTGACCTGTACAATGAAGAGACCTTCGGATTAG ACATAAATGCTGAAGATCTGGACGCAGATCCTGTCGATCTCCTATTACTGGAAGGAAACCAGCCCTCCTCACACCATCCTCCATCACCACCGGAAGCCTCTCCTCCCAGACCTAAAGTTGAAATCAAGCCCCAGGCTCCTGCAAGCCTGAGTGAAAAGTTCCGCAGCCGGAGGGAGCGAGTCGGCAAGGGGCAGCTGCTGGATGACCCGGCTGTGATGAGGACTGTGGAAGGTCCACCCAGTCTCAAG AGTTTGGACAGCGCTATTGTGGACTGTGGACGCAGTTCAGGCTGGGGGGATCTTAATGCGAACACG TGGATGATGTCACCTTACGGCCCAACGAGACAAGCGCCCCTCTTACAG GACAAAGCCATTGTGCGAGTGATCGACCGGTCATCTCGTGGCAGGATGCCGTTCGCCTCGCCTACCTTGCGCTCCCCGCTGCCGAGGACTCTCCCTCAGCAATCGCCCATGTGTCCGCTGATAACTAGATCTCCGTTACGTCCTCAAAGTCCATTTTCAATTAAACAGCACTACAACCAG cCAGGTATTTATCTCTCACCTTCCACACCACGCTTCCATTCTCCCAAAATGATGCCTCTCCAGTTTGGACCGAACTCGCCCCGGCCCGGCCCCTGCTTCAGCCCTTTGCCCGGTTCCCTCCCTCAGAGGTTCAG GTTCCCAGTCCTGGCGACTCAACTCcatccacagcacaagagaCTGCTGAGCCAGCGTCCGCAAGGCTTTCGGAG AAAGCCAAAGGATTGGGACCAATATGCTGAGATAATGTCGGCCAAAGAGAAGGAGTGGATCATTAAGTTGCAGATGATCCAACTACAAAGCGAAAACCCACATCAGGATGATTATTACTACCAG GAATACTATCGAAGACTGGAGACCAAATTAGCTGAGGAAGAAATGCTGGGTGACCGCTCCAAGAGGGAACCACCAAAACTCACCACACCATACGTCACTAAAACTGTTTCCTATACCCCGG tGGTTCATATCGAGGGCTCGCTGGGTCAAGTCGCAGTTTCTACGTGTTACTCGCCACGCCGAGCCATCGACGCGGTCCATGGTCACACTGTGGAG GAACAGAAAGACATCAGACAGCAAAGACTTGAGGTGCTGAGCACGATTGAGAAG TGCTATATCATTTTGTTGGGGGTGGAGGAAGCCGAGAGAGCGAAGGCCAGTGTATCGGATGAGGAGGAGCGGCAGAGAAGGCTAAAGACCATTCAGAGAGGAGTGGAGCAGATCAGCAGCCAGCTGTGCAACCCAGGCTCTCT ggaGTCTGCAGAAGAGTTCCTACCATGCATCTTGGTtgcaaaagggaaaaaactgCTGTCCAGACTCCTCCCATTTTTATCCAGTGATGCATCTCTGCAGGTTTTGAGAGCAATCACAACACACCTGCCGGTGCTGATAAGCCGAGATGCAGATGAG GCACTTCCTGTCCTCTACCCGTCTCTCCGAGCTGTGATCAGCACGCTAACGTTTACCCAGCTGGTTAGCATTCTCCGTGACTTCACCACAGCCTTACCTGACTCCAAAGACTCGCGATTAACGCTGGCTTGCCAAAATAAG TTTGGTCTGTCGTTGCTGTACTTGTTGCTTTCGCAAGGTGAAAGACTCCTGACTTCTGACGTCCCCATGGAGCCAAGCATCGGCGATTTCGAAACCTG GACGGATACGGTTTTCCATGTAGCGCGGCAGCTGTCCCGGTCATCCCTCATCGAGCCGCTCTGCTTGCCCTCTAACCTGCTCACGCTGTTCTGTCGTTATTTGGACAAACGCACAGTCCAGCAGCTCAAGAACAACATGGA GTCCTCAACTGGCTATCTGGCTGTAGGTTCCTGA